In Verrucomicrobiales bacterium, the following are encoded in one genomic region:
- a CDS encoding BlaI/MecI/CopY family transcriptional regulator encodes MKPTPRISDTEWEIMKLCWASSPRTAQDIIDELSSSDDWHPKTVKTFLNRLVKKGALGFEKEGRIYLYRPLVTERECVAAASESFLDRIFGGSLKPMLAHFVEHRKLSKEELAELRRMLKEK; translated from the coding sequence ATGAAACCGACTCCACGCATTTCCGACACCGAATGGGAGATCATGAAACTCTGCTGGGCCAGTTCACCTCGGACGGCTCAGGATATCATTGACGAGCTCTCTTCCAGCGACGACTGGCATCCCAAGACGGTGAAGACCTTCCTCAATCGCCTGGTCAAAAAGGGTGCCTTGGGATTTGAGAAGGAAGGCCGCATCTACTTGTATCGTCCGCTCGTGACCGAGCGGGAATGTGTGGCGGCTGCCAGTGAATCGTTTTTGGACCGCATCTTCGGCGGGTCTTTGAAACCGATGCTGGCGCACTTCGTGGAGCATCGCAAGTTGAGCAAGGAGGAGCTGGCGGAGTTGCGTCGCATGCTCAAAGAAAAATGA
- the dprA gene encoding DNA-protecting protein DprA encodes MQRKEALIALNMIEHVGPVRLRHLLNHFGEPQAILAAQEDQLLRVHGIGADTAEAIARWQDHVDLTRELKRLREFDCQVVTQDEEEYPASLREIYDPPIVLYYRGTLSPRDKNAVALVGSRQNTPYGIETARKLAYQLAYMGVTVASGGARGIDTAAHQGALSAGGRTIAVLGTGINLVFPPENVKLFERIPSQGAVMTQFPFDRPADKQSFPIRNRIVAGMTLGTVVVEANLSSGALITANFATEYGRQVFAVPGRIDSPRSKGCHELIKKGAKLCEGAEDILSEFEYLFPPTNRPAGPNESGELPLVALSENERKVMEALGLESRSIDELTRSTGLPVSVVSVCLLSLEMKRVVTQQPGKIFLRSGGGE; translated from the coding sequence ATGCAGCGAAAAGAAGCGTTGATCGCGTTGAACATGATCGAGCATGTGGGGCCGGTTCGGCTCCGTCATCTGCTTAACCACTTTGGAGAACCCCAAGCCATCCTCGCGGCACAGGAAGATCAGCTGCTGCGAGTTCACGGCATCGGGGCGGATACGGCTGAGGCGATTGCCCGCTGGCAGGATCATGTGGATCTGACTCGCGAGCTGAAGCGCTTGCGCGAGTTTGACTGTCAGGTGGTGACCCAGGATGAAGAGGAATATCCAGCGTCGCTGCGAGAAATCTATGATCCACCGATCGTGCTCTATTACCGAGGAACGCTCAGCCCTCGCGACAAGAATGCGGTGGCGCTGGTGGGGTCGCGACAGAACACACCATACGGCATCGAGACGGCGCGCAAGCTGGCCTACCAGCTGGCCTATATGGGTGTCACGGTGGCGAGCGGTGGGGCTCGGGGGATCGATACCGCGGCGCATCAAGGTGCGTTGAGCGCCGGGGGACGAACCATCGCGGTGCTCGGCACGGGGATCAACTTGGTCTTCCCTCCGGAGAATGTGAAGCTGTTCGAGCGGATTCCGTCCCAAGGGGCCGTAATGACCCAGTTCCCCTTTGATCGTCCGGCAGACAAGCAGTCCTTTCCCATTCGCAATCGGATCGTGGCGGGGATGACCCTCGGCACCGTGGTAGTCGAAGCCAACCTGAGCAGCGGTGCTCTGATCACCGCAAACTTCGCCACCGAGTATGGGCGGCAGGTCTTTGCAGTGCCGGGGAGAATTGACTCGCCGCGCAGCAAGGGCTGTCACGAATTGATCAAGAAGGGAGCCAAACTGTGCGAAGGTGCGGAGGATATCTTGAGCGAGTTTGAGTATCTGTTTCCACCGACGAATCGGCCGGCTGGACCGAACGAGTCGGGCGAGTTGCCGCTCGTGGCGCTCTCCGAGAACGAGCGGAAGGTGATGGAGGCGTTGGGGCTGGAGTCGCGCTCGATCGATGAGCTCACCCGTTCCACTGGTTTACCGGTCTCGGTGGTGTCCGTCTGTCTGCTCAGCTTGGAGATGAAGCGCGTCGTGACGCAGCAGCCGGGGAAGATCTTCTTGCGATCGGGGGGCGGGGAGTGA
- a CDS encoding efflux RND transporter permease subunit, with product MQRLAEICLRRPVFASMLILSLVVVGSVGYWHLGVDRSPSVDLPTVNVRTTLPGASPAEVEAQVSQRIEEAVNTIEGIKELRSISGMGSSFIIVTFELNRNIEAAAQDVRERVATVVRDLPREADPPIISKLDNDQTPILSIALSGDRSPRELTELADKVVKVQLERSAGVGEVEIVGGVERAISIWVDADRLAAYQIPITAVRDAIVSQNAESPGGNVTSGLRERTLRTLGKVSDPAKFNDLVVATVNGTPIRIKDVGRAEDGTKEMRKLARLNGVPAVTLDVKRQSGANTVDVISGVKSKFASIEGELPPDVKLEVIRDQSNYILEAQREIQVHLVAGSLLACLVVLMFMKDWRATVIAGVAIPTSVIATFGMMWALGFTLNSVTMLALVLMVGIVIDDAIVVLENIFRFVEEKKMDSWEAARAATEEIGLAVLATTLSLVVIFVPVSFMSSISGRFLYQFGITAAVAVLVSLLVSFTLTPVMSARLFRRSRRGGADGPRSRSGIYGYVDRGYERLLRFSLGHRVLVLGVSGVLMLSSVPLYSLIRQEYVPSNADEGEIDLNVRAPEGLSLAAMDELTRVVESELRDLPGVDTVLASVGSGLGGLNQVRAFIKLKPHSERLFSFGRLAYELSRGRPLAAFRDTITQQSVVKQIRQRLSRYPALRPSIRPSQSFNLGGSGAEIDFSLLGPDLKTLGDYAERLRKLAPDIGVVDADITLKLDSPETRVAIDRARAADLGVAVADVATALRLMVGGDPRVSRFRDEAVNDDYDVQLRLTDTDRKDEATIARLYVPAKNGALVRLDNLVEITAGQGASRIDRLDRQRQVSLRGSVAPGYGLADRIEALRDAAAKLEMPAGYSTRVVGRGRELETTFREFLWAFLLSVLFMYMILASQYESLLDPLIILLSLPLTVPFALFTLWAAQGTLNLYSALGLLVLFGVVKKNAILQVDHMNHLRRSGLEPMVAIVQANRDRLRPILMTTLTFVVGMLPLAIGNGPGAEERRATALVIIGGQSLSLLLTLLVTPVAYSLLTARRSISIPRSPGAVAPEGGAAWSGAGH from the coding sequence GATTTGCCTGCGTCGTCCCGTCTTCGCGTCGATGCTGATCCTTTCGCTGGTGGTGGTGGGATCGGTGGGCTATTGGCATTTGGGCGTGGATCGATCACCGTCGGTCGATCTTCCCACCGTCAACGTCCGCACGACGCTGCCGGGCGCCTCTCCCGCCGAGGTGGAGGCCCAGGTCTCTCAGCGCATCGAGGAGGCCGTCAACACGATCGAGGGCATCAAGGAGCTGAGGTCGATCTCAGGCATGGGATCGTCCTTCATCATCGTCACGTTCGAGCTCAATCGCAACATCGAGGCGGCGGCGCAGGACGTGCGTGAGCGCGTCGCGACCGTAGTGCGGGATCTGCCGCGAGAGGCGGATCCGCCGATCATCTCCAAGCTGGACAACGATCAGACGCCCATTCTGAGCATCGCCCTGTCGGGGGATCGTTCCCCCCGCGAACTCACTGAACTGGCTGACAAGGTTGTGAAGGTTCAGCTCGAACGATCGGCCGGGGTCGGGGAGGTGGAAATCGTCGGAGGCGTGGAGCGGGCGATCAGTATCTGGGTCGATGCCGATCGCCTGGCGGCCTACCAGATTCCCATCACGGCGGTGCGCGATGCCATCGTCAGCCAGAATGCCGAATCCCCCGGCGGGAACGTAACTTCCGGCTTGCGTGAGCGAACCTTGCGCACCCTCGGAAAGGTGAGCGATCCGGCCAAGTTCAACGATCTCGTGGTCGCGACGGTCAACGGAACCCCGATTCGCATCAAAGATGTCGGACGTGCCGAGGATGGCACCAAGGAAATGCGTAAACTCGCTCGCTTGAACGGCGTTCCCGCCGTGACTCTGGACGTGAAGCGGCAATCTGGAGCCAACACCGTCGACGTCATATCAGGGGTGAAGTCGAAATTTGCGTCGATTGAAGGAGAGCTGCCTCCCGATGTGAAGCTCGAGGTCATCCGTGATCAGTCGAATTACATTCTCGAGGCGCAGCGTGAGATTCAGGTCCACCTGGTCGCCGGTAGTCTGCTGGCCTGTCTGGTAGTTCTGATGTTCATGAAGGATTGGCGGGCAACCGTAATCGCCGGGGTGGCTATCCCTACCTCCGTGATCGCCACATTCGGCATGATGTGGGCCTTGGGCTTTACCCTCAACAGCGTGACGATGCTCGCTTTGGTGCTCATGGTGGGCATCGTGATCGACGATGCCATCGTGGTGCTGGAGAATATCTTTCGCTTCGTGGAGGAAAAGAAGATGGACTCCTGGGAGGCGGCACGGGCGGCTACTGAGGAGATCGGTCTGGCGGTGCTCGCCACGACGTTGAGTCTGGTCGTGATCTTTGTGCCGGTGTCGTTCATGTCCAGCATCTCGGGTCGGTTCCTCTATCAGTTCGGGATCACGGCGGCAGTGGCGGTTCTGGTAAGTTTGCTGGTATCGTTCACCCTGACTCCGGTCATGAGCGCCCGTTTGTTTCGTCGCTCGCGCCGCGGCGGGGCAGATGGTCCTCGATCCAGATCCGGGATCTATGGCTATGTGGATCGTGGGTATGAGCGACTCCTTCGCTTTTCGTTGGGCCATCGGGTCCTGGTCTTGGGAGTCTCCGGCGTGCTCATGCTTTCCAGCGTGCCGCTGTATTCGCTGATCCGGCAGGAGTACGTTCCGTCTAACGCGGACGAAGGTGAGATCGATTTGAATGTACGGGCGCCGGAGGGGCTTAGCTTGGCGGCGATGGATGAACTCACCCGGGTGGTCGAGTCGGAGCTTCGCGATCTCCCGGGTGTGGATACGGTCCTCGCCTCGGTGGGCAGCGGGTTGGGCGGGCTGAACCAGGTTCGTGCCTTTATCAAGCTCAAGCCCCACTCGGAACGGCTGTTCTCCTTTGGGCGCCTGGCCTATGAGCTTTCCCGGGGCAGGCCCCTGGCAGCCTTTCGGGATACCATCACGCAGCAGAGTGTGGTTAAGCAGATTCGGCAGCGCCTGTCCCGGTACCCGGCGCTCCGTCCCAGCATCCGGCCGTCGCAATCGTTCAACCTGGGAGGCAGCGGCGCCGAAATCGATTTTTCCCTGCTCGGACCCGATTTGAAGACCTTAGGCGACTATGCGGAGAGGCTGCGGAAGCTGGCTCCCGACATCGGGGTTGTCGATGCGGATATCACCCTGAAGCTCGATTCGCCGGAAACACGAGTGGCGATTGATCGGGCTCGCGCTGCGGACCTGGGCGTGGCCGTGGCGGATGTGGCGACGGCGCTTCGGTTGATGGTGGGTGGGGACCCGCGTGTCTCCCGCTTCCGGGACGAGGCGGTCAACGATGACTACGATGTGCAGTTGCGCTTGACGGACACCGATCGTAAAGACGAGGCCACCATTGCGCGTCTCTATGTTCCAGCCAAGAACGGTGCGCTCGTGCGGTTGGACAATCTCGTGGAGATCACTGCGGGGCAGGGGGCCTCGCGCATCGATCGGTTGGATCGTCAGCGGCAGGTGAGCCTGCGAGGATCGGTGGCTCCGGGCTATGGTTTGGCCGACCGTATTGAGGCACTCCGGGACGCTGCGGCCAAGCTGGAGATGCCAGCGGGATATTCCACGCGCGTCGTCGGTCGAGGCCGGGAACTGGAGACCACTTTTCGCGAATTCCTCTGGGCGTTTCTCCTGTCGGTTCTCTTCATGTATATGATTCTGGCCTCCCAGTATGAGAGTCTTTTGGATCCGCTGATCATCTTGCTCTCGCTGCCGCTGACGGTGCCTTTTGCCCTCTTCACTCTCTGGGCGGCGCAAGGCACGCTCAATTTATATTCCGCGCTGGGACTACTAGTGCTTTTTGGTGTGGTTAAGAAGAACGCCATTCTCCAGGTGGATCATATGAATCATCTGCGGCGCTCAGGATTGGAGCCGATGGTGGCCATCGTACAGGCCAACCGGGATCGCTTGCGCCCCATCCTGATGACGACCCTGACCTTCGTGGTGGGGATGCTTCCTCTGGCGATCGGCAACGGCCCGGGTGCCGAGGAGCGACGCGCGACCGCTCTGGTGATTATCGGAGGGCAGAGCCTCTCGCTCTTGCTGACGCTGTTGGTCACGCCGGTGGCCTATTCGTTGCTGACTGCCCGTCGAAGCATTTCGATACCCCGCTCGCCTGGGGCTGTGGCTCCGGAAGGTGGGGCCGCCTGGTCGGGCGCGGGCCATTAA